GTCAAGTGCGACCATCTCTTTCCATCGGGATCCTTTAAGGATCGCGGGACTTCCGTAATGATCAGCGCGGCGAAATCCCTTGACATACGGGAAATTTTGGAAGATTCCAGCGGCAACGCGGGGGCCTCGGTGTCCTTCTATGCCGCACGGGCCGGGATCCGATGCACGATTGTCGTTCCCGCCTCGGCTTCTTCGACGAAAAAAGCCCAGATCACAGCTTCGGGAGCAACTCTGATCGAAGTGGACGGAGACCGGGCGAAAGCGGCCCGTAGGGCAGAGGAAATGGCTTCCGGGATCTACTATGCCAGTCATGTATACAACCCCTTCTTTCTCGAAGGAACCAGGACAGCGGCCTATGAACTTGTCGAACAGCTCAACGGAATTGCTCCGGACCGAATCGTCCTTCCCGTGGGAAACGGCACACTGCTTCTTGGGCTTTATCACGGTTTCACCGGCCTGCTCCGGCAGGGCATCGTATCCCGGATTCCTGAACTCTTTGCGGTTCAGTGGGAGGGGTGCGCACCTCTTTACAAGTCCTGTAACCACTTCCTTTCTTTTGCATCCTCAGATAGTCTTTCCAAATCCCTGGCGGATGGGATCCTGATCCAGAAACCGCCGAGACTCGCAGAAATGGTCCAGGCCATCAAGGACTCCAAGGGACATGTGATCACCGTGACCAACCGGGAGATTGAAGAAGCCTGGAGGATCCTCGGTAAGGCCGGCTTCTATGTCGAACCGACCGCTTCGGTTGCTTTTGCGGCCATCCGGGCCATGCCTGAAGAATTCCACTCAAGAGATAAAAACGTTCTTTTCCTTACCGGTCATGGTTTGAAAACAGGAATTCTCACCTGAATATAAAATATCAAGACAAAGTCGTACTTGCCCTTCGGAAAATTTGCCATACAGTCTATTTAGGACTATAGTTTAGGTATCGATGGCCACAGCAAATCCAGGTAAGGATGGGTCCTATGGCAGGTAATTCGGACAGAACACTCCCCGTAAAAGGAATGGGCGTAAAATCAATGGTCAAGTTCGCGAGAGAGATCGGTGGTGAGGAAGGCTTCACCCGGCTAATGGACCATTTGTCTGAAGACAACAGAGCCCTGCTGTCGGGAACGATCCTATCCACAGATCGATTCAGTGAAAAGACCAACCAGGCCCTGATCAACGGCATCGTTACCGTCCTGCTGGAAGGAGATCCCGAACGAGCCGTGGAAATCGGAAAATCCCTCATCGACGACGGCCTGAATATCGCGTACAAGATGTTTTTCAAGTTCGGAAATCCGGGATGGATTATTTCCAAGGGCTCCCTGCTCTGGAAGATGTACCACGAAGTCGGAAGCCTGGAAGTCTTCGATGTGGAGACGAAGAGCTGCCGTGCCCGCCTATCCTTTCCCTACCTGGACATTGCCTTTTGCCGTGTCATCGTGGGCTGTATTCTCCGGGCCCTGGAACTGTCCGGTGCAAAACGAGTCCTCGTCGACCACGAAGCATGCGTAGCCAAGGGGCATGATATCTGCGTCTACCATGTCCGCTGGCTCTGACTAACAATTCTTCTTCGATCCATGAATAAGTTACGAGTTCTGACTCTTGCGGCTCTTTTCTCAGGGGCTATTCATATCCTCTCCGCTTCCTCCGGGCCTGAAGCTGTGTTCTATGTAACCAAACCGCTTACCATCCTACTGATCCTCGCGATCGCCCTGGGCGGGCGTAAAACCGGGATCTCCGGATATCGCCTGTGGATTGGACTTGGACTCTGTCTATCCCTCCTGGGGGATATCTTCCTCATGCTCCCGCAGGACCTTTTTCTTCCCGGACTTGTTGCCTTTCTCCTCGCCCATATTGCCTATATCGCCGCATTTCGAAGCGGACGGAGGTTCAAAGTGAAACTCCTTTCTCTTCTTCCCTTCCTCCTGTTCTCCACAGCCGTCTTTCTCTACCTGTCCCCCGTTCTGAAAGAGATGAAGCT
This region of Thermoanaerobaculia bacterium genomic DNA includes:
- a CDS encoding threonine synthase; its protein translation is MNPDPLSSMTVICSRCGREGSLASVSWKCTCGGCVNLSIPLSQASFSVDPSLPGLWRYRELLPPIPDECMVSLGEGFSPLVPAHLGGFDLLVKCDHLFPSGSFKDRGTSVMISAAKSLDIREILEDSSGNAGASVSFYAARAGIRCTIVVPASASSTKKAQITASGATLIEVDGDRAKAARRAEEMASGIYYASHVYNPFFLEGTRTAAYELVEQLNGIAPDRIVLPVGNGTLLLGLYHGFTGLLRQGIVSRIPELFAVQWEGCAPLYKSCNHFLSFASSDSLSKSLADGILIQKPPRLAEMVQAIKDSKGHVITVTNREIEEAWRILGKAGFYVEPTASVAFAAIRAMPEEFHSRDKNVLFLTGHGLKTGILT
- a CDS encoding lysoplasmalogenase, producing the protein MNKLRVLTLAALFSGAIHILSASSGPEAVFYVTKPLTILLILAIALGGRKTGISGYRLWIGLGLCLSLLGDIFLMLPQDLFLPGLVAFLLAHIAYIAAFRSGRRFKVKLLSLLPFLLFSTAVFLYLSPVLKEMKLPVLVYVAVITTMGWQALDRYLESKTGPALYALLGAILFSLSDTILALDRFHGSLKLATLLIMSTYYLAQWLLALSARLEESHEG